Proteins from a genomic interval of Rhodococcoides fascians A25f:
- a CDS encoding ACP S-malonyltransferase, whose amino-acid sequence MIALLAPGQGSQTPGMLLPWLELPGAADRLALWSKASGLDLVRLGTTATAEEITDTAVTQPLVVASALLAFEEIAARGLFPEDAVIAGHSVGELAAAAIAGVISSDDAVSLAAVRGAAMAKACALEPTGMSAVLGGDEAAVLARLEELDLAPANVNAAGQIVAAGLLTKLAELAESAPEKARVRALPVAGAFHTKYMASAGDTVAAAAAAITPSEPSRTLLSNSDGQPVTSGADALNKLAAQVTRPVRWDLCNAYLRTAQVTGLVELPPAGALVGIAKRELRGVANLGLKTPADISALAELG is encoded by the coding sequence GTGATTGCGTTGCTTGCGCCCGGTCAGGGCTCCCAGACTCCCGGCATGCTGCTGCCTTGGCTCGAATTGCCGGGTGCGGCAGACCGCCTCGCACTGTGGTCGAAGGCTTCCGGCCTGGACCTCGTTCGCCTCGGCACCACGGCCACAGCCGAGGAGATCACCGATACCGCGGTGACACAGCCGCTGGTCGTGGCGTCCGCTTTGCTCGCTTTCGAGGAGATCGCAGCCCGCGGCCTGTTCCCCGAGGATGCCGTCATCGCCGGACACTCCGTGGGCGAGCTTGCTGCCGCGGCCATCGCCGGCGTCATCTCCTCCGACGACGCAGTCTCCCTCGCCGCGGTCCGTGGCGCTGCTATGGCCAAGGCCTGTGCGCTCGAACCGACCGGCATGTCTGCCGTCCTGGGCGGCGACGAGGCCGCCGTGCTCGCCCGACTCGAAGAACTCGACCTCGCCCCGGCCAATGTCAACGCCGCCGGACAGATCGTCGCAGCCGGACTGCTGACCAAGCTCGCCGAGCTGGCCGAGAGCGCGCCCGAGAAGGCCCGGGTTCGCGCACTGCCGGTCGCAGGCGCGTTCCACACCAAATACATGGCGTCGGCGGGCGACACCGTTGCCGCGGCCGCTGCTGCCATCACGCCATCGGAGCCGTCGCGGACGCTGCTGTCCAACTCGGACGGTCAGCCGGTCACCTCGGGTGCCGACGCACTGAACAAACTCGCCGCTCAGGTCACTCGCCCCGTGCGGTGGGATCTGTGCAACGCCTACCTGCGCACCGCGCAGGTCACCGGACTTGTGGAACTGCCCCCGGCAGGCGCACTGGTCGGCATCGCCAAGCGTGAACTGCGCGGCGTCGCCAACCTCGGCCTGAAGACACCGGCGGACATTTCCGCACTGGCCGAGCTCGGATAG